One genomic segment of Fervidobacterium pennivorans includes these proteins:
- a CDS encoding MFS transporter, which translates to MAKVMNPYRALKNKHYRNFWFAQSVSLIGTWIDTTLRGWVAVNLFSEDKAAGFIGFIAFLKGFPSVFFSPIAGVLIDWFGPKTILLYTQLLDAVNAFFMAYLVWKGLLSPFFLLFLSLMMGITSGFYLPSRNTFISNIVPKDMLPNALALHSMIFNVARMIGPTIAGFVVKLYGLEFGFIVNAISFLPLIVVLLLIPDNHAKTYSNLSFKRFFEDLTEGVRYVSKNSVLINTFVGLTMYSLFGMPFGMLMQAFVKSVVKSDILGYGLIMGMMGVGAFIGANIVASINPERLIKLREEFLLAVIGTSILIASIKPALTPYAAFLIGACQSSFFNITNSRTQLLSPSNMKGRTISLYSFINTGGSPTGTFILGILGNLLGVRNVYILSGLILLSFSISRLFPLVNLSKQPKNFQ; encoded by the coding sequence ATGGCAAAGGTAATGAATCCGTATCGGGCTCTTAAAAACAAACACTATCGAAACTTCTGGTTTGCCCAGAGTGTTTCTTTAATCGGCACATGGATAGATACAACTCTAAGAGGCTGGGTGGCTGTTAACTTGTTTTCAGAAGACAAAGCCGCAGGTTTCATAGGGTTTATAGCTTTTCTTAAAGGTTTCCCGTCGGTTTTCTTTTCACCAATCGCTGGGGTTTTGATAGACTGGTTCGGTCCTAAAACCATACTGCTTTACACGCAGCTTTTGGATGCTGTTAACGCGTTTTTCATGGCTTACCTTGTTTGGAAGGGACTGTTAAGTCCTTTCTTTCTGCTCTTCCTCAGCCTTATGATGGGAATTACAAGCGGTTTTTATCTTCCTTCTAGGAACACATTTATATCAAACATCGTTCCGAAAGACATGCTTCCAAATGCACTTGCGTTACACTCAATGATTTTTAACGTTGCAAGGATGATAGGACCAACAATTGCGGGTTTTGTTGTAAAGTTGTATGGTTTGGAGTTTGGGTTCATAGTCAACGCTATTTCATTTCTACCGTTGATAGTTGTACTGTTATTGATTCCAGACAACCACGCCAAAACTTACAGTAATTTGAGTTTTAAAAGGTTCTTTGAAGACCTCACGGAAGGTGTACGTTATGTATCAAAAAACTCTGTATTAATTAATACATTCGTAGGACTAACCATGTATTCCCTTTTCGGAATGCCATTTGGCATGTTGATGCAGGCTTTTGTCAAAAGTGTGGTGAAATCAGATATACTTGGTTACGGGCTGATTATGGGAATGATGGGTGTAGGGGCTTTTATTGGTGCTAACATAGTAGCGTCTATAAATCCGGAACGTTTAATAAAGCTAAGAGAAGAGTTTTTGCTGGCTGTAATCGGAACAAGCATTCTGATTGCTTCCATCAAACCTGCCCTAACACCTTATGCAGCGTTCTTAATAGGTGCTTGTCAGTCTTCATTTTTTAACATCACAAACAGTAGGACACAGCTTTTGTCTCCTTCAAATATGAAGGGAAGGACAATATCTCTGTATTCATTTATCAACACCGGCGGTTCACCAACTGGAACCTTTATCTTAGGAATACTGGGTAATTTACTAGGGGTTAGAAACGTCTACATTCTCTCGGGTCTAATATTGCTCTCCTTTTCGATTTCAAGACTCTTCCCGTTAGTCAACCTTTCAAAACAGCCAAAAAATTTCCAATAA
- a CDS encoding glycoside hydrolase family 36 protein has protein sequence MYIQNLSEIRQIMGYRKSDGYEMILEVYKVPAGYKIAGEIKGMLDDVELFSFPRPDRVLANNWQSWGPARVITKDFKLNFPKDLIEKFGFSASIMPEVYFDNLISDYFLAADTFVIGALKSEIGHVYFKLSDDTVSVHVRYFGKMFDEWTSIEPIVVINLNPDDGFTYYAELIAKENNVTFSSHNPVGWSSWYQYYLDFNYERMISDLEKSRELDLGYEVFQIDDAWEVDIGDWVPNEKFPSLKEVADKIASYGYKPGIWLAPFSISETSSVFKNHRDWLVKNESGVPVVAYENWNKKIYALDITHPEAVEWLKNLFVGLKANGFDYFKIDFLFAGAIQGKRYAHNVSPIEAYRKGLKVIREAVGDSFVLGCGAPLLPSVGLVDGMRISADTAPFWDPNSPDIGYPNAYYALRNVITRNFMNNVLWWNDPDCLMLRKEDTQLSDAHRELYAVTSLLLDNMIIQSDNLSYEIDENLWNLVKKYKTYGRRKFKVRGLMSGRYKITSCGINGCDELVIEDLATLQYKVNYDTPRIELSKVVEKRTDGRTFNYYMENNK, from the coding sequence ATGTATATCCAAAACTTATCAGAAATAAGGCAGATAATGGGTTACCGCAAGTCTGATGGCTATGAGATGATATTAGAGGTTTATAAGGTTCCAGCTGGCTACAAGATTGCAGGAGAAATAAAAGGAATGTTAGATGATGTAGAGTTATTCTCGTTCCCAAGACCAGATAGGGTACTTGCCAACAACTGGCAGTCATGGGGACCTGCCAGGGTTATAACAAAGGATTTTAAATTGAATTTCCCAAAGGACCTGATTGAAAAATTCGGTTTCAGTGCATCCATTATGCCGGAAGTTTATTTTGATAATCTTATCAGCGATTATTTCTTAGCCGCCGATACCTTCGTAATAGGAGCGCTTAAATCCGAGATTGGTCATGTTTATTTCAAGTTGTCTGATGATACAGTATCCGTCCACGTAAGGTATTTTGGTAAGATGTTCGATGAATGGACGTCTATTGAACCTATTGTGGTAATCAATTTGAACCCTGATGACGGGTTCACATACTATGCCGAACTTATTGCAAAAGAAAACAACGTTACATTTTCATCACACAACCCAGTCGGTTGGTCGAGCTGGTATCAATACTATCTTGACTTCAATTATGAAAGAATGATTTCCGATTTGGAGAAGTCTAGAGAGCTCGATTTAGGATACGAAGTCTTCCAAATAGATGATGCTTGGGAAGTTGACATTGGTGATTGGGTACCTAATGAAAAGTTCCCAAGTCTAAAAGAAGTTGCAGATAAAATAGCATCATATGGTTACAAACCAGGAATTTGGCTTGCTCCATTCAGTATTTCGGAAACATCAAGTGTATTCAAAAACCACCGTGATTGGCTTGTTAAAAACGAAAGTGGTGTACCTGTTGTTGCGTATGAAAATTGGAATAAAAAGATTTACGCCCTAGATATAACGCATCCTGAAGCTGTGGAGTGGTTGAAAAACCTCTTTGTTGGTTTAAAAGCGAATGGGTTCGATTATTTCAAAATTGATTTTCTTTTTGCTGGAGCAATTCAAGGAAAAAGGTACGCACATAATGTTTCGCCAATCGAAGCTTATAGAAAGGGTTTGAAAGTTATTCGAGAAGCTGTAGGAGATTCGTTTGTTCTTGGATGTGGTGCTCCCCTTCTACCAAGTGTTGGTTTAGTCGATGGCATGAGAATTAGTGCTGACACAGCCCCATTCTGGGACCCAAATAGTCCAGATATAGGATACCCAAATGCCTATTATGCTCTAAGAAACGTTATTACACGCAACTTTATGAACAACGTACTATGGTGGAACGACCCTGACTGTCTTATGCTGAGAAAGGAAGATACACAGCTTAGTGATGCCCATAGAGAACTTTACGCTGTCACGTCGCTTTTATTGGATAATATGATAATACAGAGCGATAACCTTTCATACGAAATTGATGAAAATTTGTGGAACTTGGTTAAAAAATACAAGACCTACGGGCGTAGAAAGTTTAAAGTTCGTGGTTTGATGAGTGGAAGATACAAAATCACAAGTTGTGGTATCAATGGCTGTGATGAACTCGTTATAGAAGACCTCGCAACTTTGCAATACAAGGTCAACTACGATACACCAAGGATTGAGTTGTCAAAGGTTGTTGAAAAAAGAACGGACGGTAGAACCTTCAATTACTATATGGAGAACAATAAATAG
- a CDS encoding LacI family DNA-binding transcriptional regulator encodes MKKFVTIRDVAKAAGVSINTVSRALNNKPDINKETKERVLKIARELGYIKDATATSLRYGLTKVIGVILEDSSNPFYSEVLKSIEMAARKRGFNVIFMNTEKDYSLEEDAVKTMLSRRVDGIIISPTQEKSEDIQLLIKSSVPFVILGVHFEDMEVPEVYSNDVKGGYLAVSHLIEKGRKKIVYLSGYLYKSVARMRLEGYRRALYEHMLPFDESYVFEVEEGVENAYKKNA; translated from the coding sequence TTGAAAAAGTTTGTAACGATACGTGATGTTGCCAAAGCGGCTGGTGTATCGATAAATACAGTTTCAAGAGCACTTAATAACAAACCAGACATAAACAAAGAAACAAAAGAAAGGGTCTTGAAAATAGCGAGAGAGCTTGGGTATATAAAAGATGCGACTGCGACGTCTTTGAGATACGGGTTGACCAAAGTCATAGGTGTGATACTGGAGGATAGTTCGAACCCGTTTTATTCAGAAGTGCTCAAATCAATAGAAATGGCAGCCAGGAAACGTGGTTTTAACGTCATTTTTATGAACACGGAAAAAGATTACAGCTTAGAGGAAGATGCGGTAAAAACTATGCTCAGCAGGAGGGTCGATGGGATTATCATTTCTCCCACGCAAGAAAAAAGCGAGGATATTCAACTGCTTATAAAATCCTCTGTTCCTTTTGTTATCCTTGGCGTTCATTTTGAAGACATGGAGGTTCCAGAGGTTTACAGCAACGATGTCAAGGGAGGTTATTTGGCAGTAAGTCACTTGATTGAAAAAGGTAGGAAGAAAATCGTATACCTTAGTGGATATTTGTACAAATCCGTCGCTCGTATGAGACTTGAAGGATATAGAAGGGCACTCTATGAACATATGTTACCCTTTGACGAAAGTTATGTCTTTGAAGTGGAAGAAGGTGTTGAGAATGCGTATAAAAAAAATGCTTGA
- a CDS encoding lactate utilization protein: protein MREELYLWKYKALAEKLAKEMKRRHFEVHIVNSKEELLKKVRELVPEGSTVANGGSLTLIENGVLDIFRNGNYVYYDRYAAKTPEERRELELKAFTVDYYLSGANAITEDGRLVFLDGNGNRVAAIVYGPKNVIIVSSVNKVVKSMEDARERLRFISPMNSKRLNLSTPCVQKGFCYDCASSDRICNYFVVVESSARIPSRIKVILTTFETGL from the coding sequence ATGCGTGAAGAACTTTACCTGTGGAAGTATAAGGCACTTGCCGAAAAACTTGCCAAAGAAATGAAGAGAAGACATTTTGAGGTTCACATTGTTAATTCAAAAGAGGAACTACTAAAAAAAGTTCGTGAACTTGTGCCTGAAGGTTCAACAGTTGCAAACGGTGGGTCGTTGACGTTAATTGAAAATGGAGTTTTGGATATCTTCCGGAACGGGAATTATGTCTACTACGACAGGTACGCTGCAAAGACACCAGAAGAACGTAGAGAACTGGAGCTGAAGGCTTTTACAGTGGATTACTACCTCTCAGGTGCTAACGCTATCACGGAAGATGGAAGACTTGTATTCCTAGATGGCAATGGAAACAGGGTAGCAGCGATTGTTTATGGACCAAAAAACGTAATTATTGTTTCCAGTGTGAACAAGGTAGTAAAGAGTATGGAAGATGCACGTGAAAGATTAAGATTTATCTCACCCATGAACAGTAAGCGACTTAACTTGTCAACTCCATGTGTTCAGAAAGGATTTTGCTACGACTGTGCCAGTTCAGATAGAATTTGCAACTATTTCGTCGTGGTTGAATCTTCAGCGAGAATCCCTAGCAGAATTAAAGTAATATTAACAACTTTTGAAACAGGTCTTTGA
- a CDS encoding adenosylcobalamin-dependent ribonucleoside-diphosphate reductase: MSSVYSTLNKFIDYWKNIEPSKNAYKILSERYFLKTPSGEYLETKWSDICHRVARVIATAELVNNPAMESKSDSEKLDEVKFWEETFYNFLLSRIFIPNSPTLFNAGMGVRHELLWKPIEQMTLEDYWEIYNSRNHLHMLSACFVVPVEDSIEGIFDAVKEYALITKAGGGIGSNFSRLRPKGSFVAGTHGQASGPVSFMHVFNSAVGVVEQGYRRRGALMGILNIDHPDIEEFITAKEGNDGEKVLKFFNISVGITMPREELLKLYMEDGEIELKHPKCNTTRKVKVRELLKKMAKNAWKTGDPGLAFLSEMNKYYAMYPEMVIESTNPCGEIGLAPYEACNLGSIDVAKFYLNGKFDWEAFGEATRLAVRFLDNVIDVNVFPLEKITKAVKDSRRIGLGIMGFADLLYLLDIPYDSPEGRQFAADMTAFMAIQGHSESNRLAKEKGNFPLFEKSRYYREEGFAPFAMGISKFDDELRQVLSESKYGKRNVAVLTIAPTGSISNIADTSSGLEPNFLLAYVRYMNKHDGGKEALFYVNKVLEQKLDKEILERIKDRLVEKGSLKDIPEVPEHIKRVFVTAMDISPMDHLLMQDAFQRYVDNNISKTINMPNSATEEDVLNIYLEALKLNIRGLTIYRDGSLQTQVLTSAKNLKTKDAPKVQFFVLDEKHKLRPKPRKDTLRSVTRKFKTESGTTYITVSFDDNGEAVEIFLSNGTELAEAIGRLSSIALRAGVSAEEILEQLRKVKGTYTPALAKEIKNAIDDFVELWGETPAETIDTFVIDGTAKTAEEIEKFVTANGLQWAEGYYVDADGNTYCPSCLSKNSIIKQEGCTSCRKCGWSKCS; the protein is encoded by the coding sequence ATGTCTTCTGTTTATAGTACATTGAATAAGTTTATCGACTATTGGAAAAACATTGAACCATCAAAAAATGCCTACAAAATACTTTCCGAAAGATACTTTCTAAAAACTCCATCTGGTGAGTATCTTGAGACCAAGTGGTCGGACATTTGCCATAGAGTTGCGCGTGTAATCGCAACAGCGGAATTGGTAAACAATCCTGCCATGGAAAGTAAAAGTGACAGCGAGAAACTGGACGAAGTTAAATTCTGGGAAGAAACATTCTACAACTTTTTACTCTCAAGGATATTCATCCCAAACAGTCCCACCTTGTTTAACGCCGGCATGGGTGTCAGGCACGAACTACTGTGGAAACCTATCGAACAAATGACACTTGAAGATTACTGGGAAATTTACAATTCAAGGAACCATCTCCATATGCTTTCTGCATGTTTTGTAGTTCCAGTTGAAGACAGTATCGAAGGTATATTCGATGCGGTTAAAGAATACGCACTAATTACCAAAGCTGGTGGTGGTATCGGTAGTAACTTCTCGAGGTTGAGACCCAAAGGAAGTTTTGTCGCGGGAACACACGGGCAAGCAAGTGGTCCTGTTTCTTTCATGCATGTTTTCAACTCAGCCGTTGGTGTTGTCGAACAAGGCTACAGAAGACGTGGTGCTCTGATGGGAATTTTGAATATCGACCATCCGGACATCGAAGAGTTCATCACCGCAAAAGAAGGTAACGATGGAGAGAAAGTATTAAAATTCTTCAATATATCAGTTGGAATAACAATGCCCAGGGAAGAGCTGTTGAAACTTTACATGGAAGATGGAGAAATTGAATTGAAGCATCCAAAGTGTAATACTACAAGAAAAGTAAAGGTTCGAGAGCTACTTAAGAAAATGGCTAAAAATGCTTGGAAAACAGGAGACCCAGGACTGGCATTCCTAAGTGAGATGAACAAATACTACGCCATGTATCCAGAAATGGTTATTGAGAGTACCAATCCATGTGGTGAAATAGGACTTGCGCCATACGAAGCTTGTAACTTAGGTTCTATTGATGTTGCGAAGTTCTATTTGAATGGCAAATTCGATTGGGAAGCATTTGGTGAGGCAACAAGACTTGCCGTCAGATTCCTTGATAACGTAATAGATGTGAACGTTTTCCCACTGGAAAAGATTACAAAGGCAGTAAAAGATAGCAGAAGAATAGGTCTTGGAATCATGGGATTTGCAGACTTGCTCTACCTACTTGACATCCCGTATGATTCTCCTGAAGGAAGGCAATTTGCAGCGGATATGACTGCGTTCATGGCAATACAAGGCCATAGCGAGTCGAACAGGTTAGCAAAAGAAAAAGGCAACTTCCCGTTGTTCGAAAAGAGTAGATACTATCGTGAAGAAGGGTTTGCCCCATTTGCAATGGGTATAAGCAAATTTGACGATGAGTTAAGACAAGTTCTTTCGGAGTCAAAGTACGGTAAGCGTAATGTCGCGGTCTTAACTATAGCCCCAACTGGGTCAATATCAAATATCGCAGACACAAGTAGTGGATTGGAACCAAACTTCCTCCTCGCGTATGTTAGGTATATGAACAAACACGATGGTGGAAAAGAAGCATTGTTCTACGTCAACAAAGTCCTTGAACAAAAACTTGATAAGGAGATATTGGAACGAATTAAAGATAGGTTAGTAGAAAAAGGTTCACTAAAAGATATACCCGAAGTGCCAGAACACATTAAAAGGGTTTTCGTTACCGCAATGGATATATCACCAATGGACCATCTACTGATGCAGGATGCGTTCCAAAGGTATGTTGATAACAATATTTCAAAGACAATAAACATGCCAAATAGTGCTACCGAAGAAGATGTCTTGAACATTTACCTCGAAGCGCTGAAACTTAATATTCGTGGATTGACCATATACCGCGATGGTTCACTGCAGACGCAAGTACTTACCTCCGCAAAGAATTTGAAAACGAAAGATGCACCAAAGGTTCAATTCTTTGTGCTTGACGAAAAGCACAAATTAAGGCCTAAACCAAGAAAGGATACATTGAGAAGTGTCACAAGGAAATTCAAAACAGAGTCAGGTACCACATACATCACCGTTAGCTTCGATGATAACGGAGAAGCTGTTGAAATATTCTTGTCGAACGGAACTGAACTTGCGGAAGCGATTGGAAGACTTAGTTCAATTGCCTTAAGGGCGGGGGTATCAGCAGAGGAAATTCTTGAACAATTAAGAAAGGTTAAAGGAACATATACGCCCGCTCTGGCAAAAGAAATTAAGAACGCCATCGATGACTTTGTTGAACTCTGGGGTGAAACTCCAGCAGAAACTATCGATACATTTGTGATAGATGGAACTGCAAAAACAGCCGAAGAAATTGAGAAATTTGTTACTGCAAACGGTTTGCAATGGGCAGAAGGTTACTACGTAGATGCGGATGGAAATACGTATTGTCCATCATGTCTCTCGAAAAATAGTATAATCAAACAGGAAGGATGTACGAGCTGTAGAAAATGTGGCTGGAGTAAGTGTAGCTGA
- a CDS encoding redox-sensing transcriptional repressor Rex, with translation MKIPKPTVRRLGLYYRCLTRYKEEGVNFVSSQDIADRLNIKPSQVRKDLSYFGEFGKRGLGYNVSKLISEIAYIIGVNKEWNVAIIGAGNLGSALANYPGLAKHKFNVVAIFDNDRQKVGKKIAGIPVSHISELDEKVKELNIEIAVIAVPESAAQYVAELVEKAGIKGIVNFSPIKLRTNIPVEDVDITLSFETLAYMILKNSPVNIQQEEQV, from the coding sequence ATGAAAATACCAAAACCGACAGTCAGAAGGTTAGGACTTTATTATCGTTGTTTAACAAGGTACAAAGAAGAAGGTGTGAACTTCGTATCTTCGCAGGACATAGCGGATAGGTTGAATATTAAACCAAGTCAGGTCAGAAAGGATTTGTCGTACTTTGGAGAATTTGGTAAGCGTGGGCTTGGTTACAATGTGAGCAAGTTGATTTCGGAAATAGCGTACATCATTGGTGTGAATAAAGAATGGAACGTTGCGATTATAGGTGCTGGAAATTTGGGTAGTGCGCTTGCGAATTATCCTGGACTTGCAAAGCACAAATTCAATGTAGTTGCTATTTTCGATAACGACAGGCAAAAAGTCGGTAAAAAGATAGCTGGAATACCTGTTTCCCACATCAGTGAATTGGACGAGAAAGTGAAAGAGCTTAATATCGAGATAGCTGTTATCGCTGTTCCTGAAAGTGCCGCCCAATATGTTGCAGAGCTAGTTGAAAAAGCTGGTATAAAAGGAATTGTGAATTTCTCGCCAATAAAACTAAGGACCAATATACCAGTTGAAGATGTTGACATAACGCTCTCATTTGAAACACTAGCCTACATGATATTAAAGAACTCACCTGTGAATATCCAACAAGAAGAGCAAGTCTAA
- a CDS encoding (2Fe-2S) ferredoxin domain-containing protein: MEYSKSDESKLTIYVCLGSSCHLKGAYKVVEKLKESLTDPRVELRGSLCMGNCSEGVNVRVGDICVGNISLSNVESLIEKIKESLNVINGSKESR; the protein is encoded by the coding sequence ATGGAGTATTCAAAAAGCGACGAAAGTAAACTAACAATCTACGTATGTTTAGGAAGTTCGTGCCATTTAAAAGGTGCATACAAGGTAGTTGAGAAACTCAAAGAATCTCTTACAGACCCACGTGTCGAACTACGTGGCAGTCTTTGCATGGGCAACTGTTCGGAAGGGGTTAATGTAAGAGTTGGTGATATATGTGTTGGAAATATAAGTTTATCGAACGTGGAAAGCTTGATTGAGAAAATAAAGGAAAGCCTCAATGTCATAAATGGAAGCAAGGAAAGCAGGTGA
- a CDS encoding LacI family DNA-binding transcriptional regulator: protein MRIKKMLDIIESGLQFDGVFCFNDISAIGAIQALREKGYSIPDDVSVVGYDDIAFAHFIQPKLTTVRIDKQKEGEEAFELLYEMIKRKEFVNKKLVLDVELVVRETT, encoded by the coding sequence ATGCGTATAAAAAAAATGCTTGATATCATAGAATCCGGACTTCAGTTCGATGGGGTTTTCTGTTTTAACGATATCTCCGCAATTGGTGCAATACAGGCACTCCGTGAAAAAGGTTACTCTATTCCAGATGATGTGTCAGTTGTAGGATATGACGATATAGCATTTGCGCATTTTATACAACCGAAACTGACAACCGTTCGTATAGATAAGCAGAAAGAAGGAGAAGAGGCGTTTGAACTACTTTATGAAATGATAAAAAGAAAAGAATTTGTAAACAAAAAGCTGGTTTTGGATGTTGAACTCGTTGTAAGGGAAACAACGTAA
- a CDS encoding beta-galactosidase, protein MDIYGADYYPEHWDRSFWKKHVELMKVYGIEWVRIGEFMWSVVERSDGEFDFSLLDEAIELLSENGIKIILGTPTATPPAWLVSKYPEILPVDWNGRVRGFGSRRHYSPNSKAYLEYALRIVEQYASRYGDVIDVWQIDNEFGCHGTTYSFGNEDLVAFREWLKEKYGTLENLNRHWGTVFWSQTYKSWDEIVFPINTPTFENPHQMLDIYRFMSDSSIRFLKSQVEVIRKYSSKPVTHNFMVDFMDLDYRKMARYVDFVSWDNYIATEEYDPLRQSANHSLMRSLKHQPFLVIEQQPARVNWRQVNENYESEYLAMWTKQAYLNGAMGVMPFRFDQIRFGAEQYHAGLLDYYGRPTKRLEAYSKAKSQTPGVITPKPEVAIFFDYENEWIHRINHLNRNFKYWDAIVDIYKAVKKLGYNAEFVFNEDEVEGYDVLIVPYASYISEEFLEKIKKFEGPVYLTAMSSIKDKYNWLTERMPWHLIDEFGIEVVDFGGIKKEKGYLFSQCVNSLFWKDELEVFSAKVIGSFENGTPLATVKNNRYYVASVLDENGWKLLLSENLKPRVLGKGYELVNVERNGRELTVVLNTLPIENNVYIDGSLHVLKPFELSFVG, encoded by the coding sequence ATGGACATTTATGGTGCGGACTACTACCCAGAACATTGGGACAGGTCATTTTGGAAGAAACACGTTGAATTGATGAAGGTTTATGGCATTGAGTGGGTTAGGATAGGTGAATTCATGTGGAGTGTTGTAGAACGAAGCGATGGCGAGTTTGATTTTTCTTTACTTGATGAAGCGATAGAACTACTCTCTGAAAATGGTATCAAGATAATCCTGGGAACGCCGACCGCAACGCCTCCCGCTTGGCTTGTGAGCAAATATCCAGAAATCCTACCAGTTGACTGGAATGGTAGGGTTAGGGGGTTCGGAAGTCGTAGGCATTACTCCCCAAACTCGAAAGCATATCTTGAATACGCCTTACGAATTGTTGAACAATACGCATCCAGATATGGTGATGTAATTGATGTATGGCAAATTGATAACGAATTCGGGTGTCATGGCACAACGTACAGCTTTGGCAACGAAGACCTCGTTGCGTTTCGAGAATGGCTAAAAGAAAAGTATGGGACTTTAGAGAATTTGAATAGACATTGGGGAACGGTTTTCTGGAGTCAAACATACAAAAGCTGGGACGAGATTGTCTTTCCAATAAACACCCCAACATTTGAGAATCCTCACCAGATGCTTGACATTTATAGATTTATGTCTGACAGTTCCATACGTTTCTTAAAAAGTCAGGTTGAAGTAATCAGAAAGTATTCCTCAAAGCCTGTAACTCACAACTTTATGGTTGATTTCATGGATTTGGACTATCGAAAGATGGCGAGATACGTTGATTTTGTTTCTTGGGATAATTATATAGCAACAGAAGAATACGACCCACTAAGACAGTCGGCAAATCATTCTTTAATGAGGTCTTTGAAACACCAACCATTTTTAGTTATTGAACAACAACCGGCAAGGGTGAACTGGAGGCAAGTTAACGAAAATTACGAATCCGAATATCTTGCAATGTGGACCAAACAGGCGTATTTAAATGGGGCAATGGGTGTAATGCCGTTTCGTTTTGACCAAATTCGGTTCGGGGCTGAGCAATACCATGCCGGGTTATTGGACTACTACGGAAGACCAACAAAACGGTTGGAAGCTTATTCAAAAGCGAAAAGTCAAACGCCGGGGGTTATCACTCCAAAACCCGAGGTGGCTATCTTCTTCGATTACGAAAATGAATGGATACATAGAATAAACCATCTGAATCGAAACTTTAAGTATTGGGATGCAATTGTAGATATTTACAAAGCCGTTAAGAAACTTGGATACAATGCAGAGTTCGTGTTTAATGAAGATGAGGTTGAAGGGTACGATGTATTGATAGTTCCTTATGCTTCTTATATTTCTGAAGAGTTCTTGGAGAAAATCAAAAAATTTGAAGGTCCAGTGTATCTCACCGCAATGTCGTCGATAAAGGATAAATATAATTGGCTAACTGAAAGAATGCCGTGGCATCTTATTGATGAATTCGGAATTGAAGTAGTTGATTTTGGTGGAATCAAGAAAGAAAAAGGTTATCTCTTCTCTCAATGTGTTAATAGTTTATTCTGGAAAGATGAGCTCGAAGTTTTCAGCGCGAAAGTTATCGGCAGTTTTGAAAATGGGACCCCACTTGCGACAGTTAAAAACAACCGCTACTATGTAGCTTCTGTCCTTGATGAGAATGGTTGGAAATTATTGCTGTCTGAAAATCTGAAACCCAGGGTCTTAGGTAAAGGATACGAGTTGGTGAATGTGGAACGAAATGGTAGAGAATTGACAGTTGTTCTGAACACATTACCAATTGAGAACAACGTGTATATTGATGGAAGCCTACATGTCTTGAAACCATTCGAACTTAGTTTCGTTGGTTAA